The following coding sequences are from one Pusillimonas sp. DMV24BSW_D window:
- a CDS encoding biliverdin-producing heme oxygenase, which produces MENFLNPPDTLRSILRAHVWPLHQQLDQSPTLQALTQPDLDAPTYARALSNFHLAYQHIEPGLAKLEQSLQQPVLPAYQPRLPHIRKEYVMFNNSDSDLAEPRAALPPMPTFLCPMSAYLGGRYVLEGASQGTPYVIRALRNHHPAWPLHPEGYWHTLLAQVPAWRQLCLLLDTPQNSRPVTLSELKHGATWVFESFIASLTPSTRH; this is translated from the coding sequence ATGGAAAACTTCTTGAATCCTCCCGACACATTGCGGTCTATCTTGCGGGCTCATGTGTGGCCGTTGCACCAGCAGCTCGATCAAAGCCCCACCCTTCAAGCCTTAACGCAGCCCGATCTCGACGCGCCTACCTATGCGCGTGCGTTATCGAATTTTCATCTTGCGTATCAACATATTGAACCTGGTCTGGCTAAACTTGAACAAAGCCTTCAGCAACCTGTTCTGCCGGCTTATCAGCCGCGCCTGCCTCATATCAGGAAAGAATATGTCATGTTCAACAATTCTGATTCAGATTTGGCGGAACCCCGTGCTGCGCTGCCCCCCATGCCGACATTTCTATGCCCCATGTCGGCTTATCTGGGCGGCCGTTACGTTCTGGAAGGCGCGTCACAGGGCACACCCTATGTCATTCGGGCCCTCCGAAACCACCACCCAGCCTGGCCGCTGCATCCCGAAGGCTATTGGCACACCCTACTGGCCCAAGTACCCGCATGGCGTCAACTTTGTTTGCTACTCGATACACCTCAGAACAGCAGGCCTGTTACGTTGTCTGAATTGAAACACGGGGCGACCTGGGTTTTTGAATCTTTCATCGCGTCACTAACCCCTTCAACACGCCACTAA
- a CDS encoding fumarylacetoacetate hydrolase family protein: MRLISFVGRNGQSGYGAQINDQQVAHLSAVLGHRYNDLKSLLASGLEEAQAALNLAPVLSTHEIHLLPVIPNPNKIICVGLNYETHRVETGRPKEAHPSIFTRFASSQIAAGDPIIRPRVSTALDYEGELALIIGRPGRYIKAADAFNHIAGYACYNDASIRDWQRHSHQFTPGKNFVGTGPFGPWMVTRDEVSDIESQTLTTRLNGEIMQQARIADMIFSIGEIIEYVSSFAPLETGDVIATGTPGGVGFKREPAVYMKPGDTVEVEITQVGLLRNPIADELV; the protein is encoded by the coding sequence ATGCGTTTAATTTCTTTTGTCGGACGCAACGGCCAATCTGGCTATGGCGCTCAAATTAACGACCAACAAGTCGCCCACCTTTCGGCCGTACTCGGCCATCGTTATAACGACCTGAAGTCTTTGCTGGCAAGCGGGCTGGAAGAAGCGCAAGCGGCGCTAAACCTGGCCCCGGTTTTATCTACCCATGAAATCCATTTGTTACCCGTTATTCCGAACCCGAACAAGATTATCTGTGTTGGGCTGAATTACGAGACACACCGCGTTGAAACCGGCCGGCCGAAAGAAGCCCACCCGTCGATTTTTACGCGCTTTGCATCCAGCCAGATCGCCGCGGGCGACCCTATTATTCGCCCCCGAGTCTCCACCGCACTAGATTACGAAGGTGAATTGGCCCTCATCATCGGGCGACCCGGCCGGTACATTAAAGCAGCCGACGCGTTTAATCATATTGCCGGCTACGCCTGCTACAACGACGCGTCGATTCGCGACTGGCAACGTCATTCACACCAGTTCACACCAGGCAAGAACTTTGTCGGAACAGGCCCATTCGGCCCCTGGATGGTAACCCGCGATGAAGTATCCGATATTGAATCACAAACACTCACAACACGACTGAACGGCGAAATCATGCAGCAAGCCAGGATTGCCGACATGATTTTTTCAATTGGCGAAATCATCGAATACGTATCATCATTCGCTCCGCTGGAAACCGGCGACGTCATTGCAACCGGCACGCCGGGCGGGGTGGGCTTCAAGCGTGAGCCGGCTGTTTACATGAAGCCGGGCGACACAGTTGAAGTTGAAATCACTCAAGTCGGCCTCTTGCGCAACCCTATCGCCGACGAACTGGTGTAA
- a CDS encoding MerR family transcriptional regulator has translation MTQNDSSAKSEGYRSGTAARLTGVPVETLRVWERRYKVVGPRVSPRGQRLYSNEDIQRLTLIKQLVDAGYPIGSIAHLPTASLQSMRSAPEKPTKTYHVGIAGAFVASPNVIEALKHSALRVTCHTMIPAEAATLFKDAHIEAVIVELPTLTDDTPNVVSRIQQACDASQAIVLYRFAPGKVVRRLRQNGIKVARATSDPHEVAALCQTLLHSNSQPSPVISSNLNSNDTPPAPRFNAETLSQFLAASNNPYCECPRHLIELILSLNSFEQYSAECVNRSPQDAALHRDLQRTAGQARSLLENALDRLADVEGWRRESAAA, from the coding sequence ATGACACAGAACGACTCTTCCGCAAAGTCCGAGGGCTACCGTAGCGGCACGGCAGCCCGCCTTACCGGCGTGCCTGTTGAAACGCTACGTGTATGGGAGCGGCGTTACAAGGTTGTCGGGCCCCGTGTCAGTCCACGCGGGCAGCGTCTCTATTCGAATGAGGATATTCAACGACTGACCCTCATCAAACAGTTGGTTGACGCAGGCTACCCTATTGGCTCCATCGCGCATTTACCAACAGCTAGCCTGCAAAGCATGCGCAGCGCCCCCGAAAAACCCACCAAAACATATCACGTGGGCATTGCGGGCGCCTTTGTCGCCAGCCCAAATGTTATCGAGGCTTTAAAACATTCTGCCTTGCGTGTCACCTGCCACACCATGATTCCGGCAGAAGCGGCAACCCTGTTCAAAGACGCCCATATTGAAGCGGTTATTGTGGAATTGCCAACGCTAACCGACGACACTCCGAATGTTGTCAGCCGCATTCAACAGGCGTGCGACGCAAGCCAGGCGATTGTGTTGTACCGCTTTGCTCCCGGAAAAGTGGTGCGCCGTTTGCGCCAAAACGGAATCAAGGTCGCTCGCGCAACGTCGGACCCACATGAAGTAGCAGCGCTATGCCAAACCCTATTGCATAGCAACAGCCAGCCTTCACCGGTTATTTCATCGAACCTGAATTCAAACGACACGCCGCCGGCACCCCGGTTTAACGCCGAAACCCTAAGCCAGTTTCTGGCGGCTTCCAACAACCCCTATTGCGAATGCCCTCGCCACTTGATTGAACTGATCCTGAGTTTAAATAGCTTCGAGCAGTACAGCGCCGAATGTGTGAACCGAAGCCCACAGGATGCAGCCCTGCACCGCGATCTGCAACGAACCGCCGGACAAGCGCGATCGTTGCTTGAAAACGCGCTGGACCGGCTTGCTGATGTTGAAGGATGGCGGCGCGAAAGCGCTGCGGCCTGA
- a CDS encoding VOC family protein yields the protein MSLLTAQLDHLAVNSPDPESIAAFYGKAMQMRIAQGKAGEYICEGRERRMVFYPGEAKTLQYFAWNVPSTEALEELRKRIEAAGIQTRPSLSPFFNDNAFTITDPDGHNLVIGHDGSNRTQDAGMPARLQHFAFGTTHIQPMLDFYEKTLGMRISDNVYADDGSLRSAFLRAGNEHHILAIFVAGQNAFDHHCYEAGEWNLIRDWADFLSEQDILLDWGPGRHGPGKNLFFMIRDPDTNWLEISAELELVTEDRPTGSWQHREKTLNSWGKAYLRS from the coding sequence ATGAGTCTGCTCACCGCCCAACTCGATCATTTAGCCGTTAATAGTCCCGACCCGGAATCCATTGCTGCTTTCTACGGTAAAGCAATGCAAATGCGCATCGCGCAAGGAAAAGCCGGAGAATATATTTGTGAAGGGCGGGAGCGCCGTATGGTGTTCTACCCCGGCGAGGCAAAAACCTTGCAATATTTTGCCTGGAATGTCCCCTCGACCGAAGCATTGGAAGAACTGAGAAAACGCATTGAAGCCGCCGGCATCCAAACCCGGCCTTCTTTATCGCCGTTTTTCAATGACAACGCCTTTACCATTACCGATCCCGATGGCCATAACCTGGTTATAGGACACGACGGCTCGAACAGAACACAAGACGCTGGTATGCCGGCACGCCTGCAACACTTCGCGTTCGGCACCACCCACATTCAACCCATGCTCGACTTTTATGAAAAAACACTGGGTATGCGCATTAGCGACAACGTATATGCCGATGATGGCAGCCTGCGTTCCGCATTTCTACGCGCTGGCAACGAACATCATATTCTGGCCATTTTCGTGGCAGGGCAGAACGCATTCGACCACCATTGTTATGAAGCCGGTGAATGGAACCTGATTCGTGACTGGGCCGACTTTCTCTCTGAGCAAGACATTTTGCTTGATTGGGGCCCAGGGCGCCATGGACCCGGCAAAAACCTATTCTTCATGATCCGAGACCCCGACACCAACTGGTTGGAAATTTCAGCCGAACTTGAGCTAGTGACGGAGGACCGGCCCACCGGTTCCTGGCAACATCGCGAAAAAACCTTAAATAGCTGGGGTAAAGCCTATCTGCGCAGTTAA
- a CDS encoding MBL fold metallo-hydrolase, protein MNPIVKGFYDDTTGTVTYVVYEKPGSVCAIVDPVLDYDPKAGRTSTASADKVIAFVKEMNLSVEWILETHAHADHLSAAPYMRSRLGGKIAIGANITRVQGVFKKIFNLEPEFRLDGSQFDHLIEEGVPFTIGNLQAEAIHVPGHTPACMAYKVGDAVFVGDTLFMPDLGTARCDFPGGDAHTLYRSVQKLLRLPSETRLFMCHDYPPEGREAHFESTVGEQRVHNIHIHEGVSEAAFVEMRTQRDATLDMPNLILPSVQVNIRAGQTPPPEGNGVSYLKIPLNQL, encoded by the coding sequence ATGAACCCTATTGTTAAAGGCTTTTACGATGACACCACCGGCACGGTGACTTATGTTGTGTATGAAAAGCCTGGGTCCGTTTGCGCAATAGTTGATCCGGTGCTGGATTACGACCCAAAAGCGGGGCGAACGTCGACGGCCTCCGCCGATAAGGTCATTGCTTTCGTGAAGGAAATGAATTTGTCGGTTGAGTGGATTCTGGAAACCCATGCCCATGCCGATCACCTATCGGCTGCGCCTTATATGCGCTCGCGCTTGGGTGGAAAAATAGCCATCGGCGCGAACATTACCCGAGTGCAAGGTGTGTTCAAGAAAATATTCAACCTTGAACCTGAGTTTCGCCTGGATGGAAGCCAATTCGATCACCTTATCGAAGAAGGGGTGCCGTTTACCATTGGGAACCTGCAAGCCGAGGCGATCCATGTACCTGGCCACACCCCGGCGTGCATGGCTTACAAGGTGGGCGACGCGGTGTTCGTGGGCGACACCTTGTTCATGCCCGATCTGGGAACGGCCCGTTGTGATTTCCCTGGGGGTGATGCTCATACTTTGTATCGTTCAGTGCAAAAGTTGCTTCGCCTGCCATCGGAAACACGCTTGTTCATGTGCCACGATTATCCGCCTGAAGGGCGCGAGGCTCATTTCGAGTCCACAGTGGGGGAGCAGCGGGTACATAATATTCATATTCACGAAGGGGTTTCTGAAGCGGCTTTTGTGGAAATGCGCACCCAGCGTGACGCAACACTTGATATGCCCAATCTTATTTTGCCGTCGGTGCAAGTCAATATTCGGGCGGGCCAAACGCCGCCGCCGGAAGGCAATGGTGTAAGTTATTTGAAAATACCGTTGAATCAACTATAG
- a CDS encoding sensor domain-containing diguanylate cyclase: protein MTPVYFSDCLTAQLEFLGKTQDHGTLLVADENDVIVAAAENAGDWLGPNAKEMLGRPWMALFPQIHPPSSLSSFEAIGLSGIHLHPVRINNRSLIMARHRTGNNVVVEFEAESETNAFGRDRGAILAACLSQMGRTDSEQAAAECLMRFIAMVTGFDRVMLLQFLPNWHGKVIAETLKSGISGYLNHHFPANDIPENARRLYTRKLQRLIADAHAETIHILSTRPEPVDLTYAELRAVHPVHIQYMKNMNVTTSFSVSIVIGDSLWGLIPCHNLTGKRLSFADRQLCEHLSRIAGLHMSGLAQLRHAKERHTHLLMRRQLRQDIQTNGANGPTFQRQLQQIRETFVADGAWMRYQERDFFDGAVPNTPTRATLLNWLAAQTPGPVIARHELDDNLKENEELRKTASGLLRIELNRNEFLILMRKEQSSQMEWAGVPQETAHPNDPKAGLTPRTSFETWRQLVQGISTPWSASELESALRLRTSLNEVFEFLELEQQSLTDALTGLGNRNQLNRTLNGVITQYEQTGGRMAAVMIDLDDFKPVNDQYGHSVGDEVLIKLAQRMKALLRDTDVLVRLGGDEFAIVLTRVRAVGDPERLADRLLNSISEPVLLDNGEKVRLTASIGAALYPDHARTATDLLHRADLAMYAVKRRNRCGFELYDRTVSYTASRNTPEPPR from the coding sequence ATGACGCCTGTCTATTTCAGCGACTGCCTGACTGCGCAACTCGAGTTCCTGGGCAAAACCCAGGATCACGGCACCTTGCTGGTTGCCGACGAGAACGATGTCATCGTGGCTGCGGCGGAGAACGCGGGCGATTGGCTGGGTCCAAATGCCAAGGAAATGTTGGGGCGCCCCTGGATGGCGCTGTTCCCCCAAATCCACCCTCCCTCGTCGTTGAGCTCATTTGAAGCAATAGGCCTGTCAGGCATTCATTTACATCCCGTGCGTATCAACAACAGGTCACTTATCATGGCCAGACATCGCACCGGAAATAATGTTGTCGTAGAGTTCGAAGCCGAATCCGAAACAAACGCATTCGGGCGTGATCGAGGCGCTATTTTGGCGGCGTGCCTTTCGCAAATGGGGCGCACCGACTCAGAACAGGCCGCTGCCGAATGCCTGATGCGCTTTATTGCCATGGTCACGGGTTTCGACCGCGTCATGCTCTTGCAGTTTTTACCGAACTGGCATGGCAAAGTCATTGCAGAAACTTTAAAGTCGGGTATCTCGGGTTATTTGAATCATCACTTCCCTGCCAACGACATACCCGAGAACGCCCGCAGGCTATACACACGCAAGCTGCAACGCCTTATTGCCGATGCGCACGCCGAAACAATCCACATTCTGTCAACTCGGCCGGAGCCGGTTGACCTGACCTATGCCGAATTGCGCGCCGTTCATCCTGTTCATATTCAATATATGAAGAATATGAATGTCACTACGTCGTTCAGCGTTTCAATTGTGATTGGTGATAGCTTATGGGGCCTGATTCCATGCCATAACCTGACGGGCAAACGGTTATCTTTCGCCGACCGGCAGTTGTGCGAACACCTTAGCCGTATTGCCGGCTTGCACATGTCGGGCCTGGCCCAACTGCGCCACGCTAAAGAACGGCACACACACTTGCTCATGCGGCGGCAACTGCGGCAAGACATTCAAACCAACGGCGCCAATGGGCCCACCTTTCAGCGCCAACTACAGCAAATACGTGAAACCTTTGTTGCCGACGGCGCCTGGATGCGTTATCAGGAACGTGACTTCTTCGACGGCGCAGTTCCCAACACGCCAACGCGCGCAACGCTACTTAACTGGCTGGCAGCCCAGACGCCCGGGCCGGTCATTGCACGTCATGAACTCGACGATAACCTGAAAGAAAACGAAGAACTTCGCAAAACGGCAAGCGGGCTACTTCGCATCGAACTGAACCGTAACGAATTTCTGATCCTTATGCGCAAGGAACAATCGTCACAAATGGAATGGGCCGGTGTTCCGCAAGAAACTGCTCACCCTAACGACCCGAAAGCCGGGCTGACGCCGCGTACGTCGTTTGAAACATGGCGTCAGCTTGTGCAGGGGATTTCCACACCATGGTCTGCCAGCGAACTGGAGAGTGCCCTTCGGCTGCGCACGAGCCTGAATGAAGTGTTCGAGTTTCTTGAGCTCGAGCAGCAGTCGCTAACCGATGCTCTAACCGGCCTTGGCAATCGCAATCAATTGAATCGTACGCTTAACGGTGTGATTACACAGTATGAACAAACAGGCGGTCGGATGGCTGCCGTGATGATCGATCTGGACGACTTCAAACCGGTAAATGACCAATACGGCCATTCCGTAGGTGACGAAGTGCTGATTAAGCTGGCGCAAAGGATGAAGGCTTTATTGCGTGACACCGACGTACTGGTACGTTTGGGTGGCGATGAGTTCGCTATTGTGCTTACCCGTGTGCGTGCAGTAGGTGACCCCGAACGCCTGGCCGATCGGCTTCTGAACTCCATCTCGGAACCGGTATTGCTGGATAACGGTGAGAAGGTGAGGCTTACCGCTAGTATCGGGGCGGCGTTATACCCGGATCACGCCCGAACGGCGACCGACCTTTTGCACCGCGCCGACTTAGCCATGTATGCAGTTAAGCGCCGAAATCGATGCGGTTTTGAGCTGTACGACCGAACGGTTAGCTATACTGCATCGCGCAACACGCCGGAACCCCCTCGTTAA
- a CDS encoding malonate--CoA ligase: MSHNANLYAILASGFPADRNTVAIETPSRQYSYGDIEQTSARLAAYLASLGMAPGERVLVQVEKSPEALMFYLGVLRAGFVYMPLNTAYREAEVAYFLNDARPSLIVCDASNCASISALAHDNGGVRVETLNADGSGTLCDAAQGFEPAFTTVDTRNDDLGVILYTSGTTGRSKGAMLSHRNMASNAQVLHQYWGWQSSDVLLHMLPIFHVHGLFVAAHGVLLAGARMIWLPRLDIEQALYYLPRCTVMMGVPTYYVRLLAQPEFGREHCKSMRLFVSGSAPLLQETFDTFQQRTGHFILERYGMSETVMLTSNPYSPEDGPRLGGTVGRPLPGVSVRITNDVDQALPDQEIGHVQVRGENVFSGYWQMPDKTRESFTDDGWFRTGDVGHWNNQGYLVIVGRSKDLIISGGYNVYPKEIELMIDEMPGVSESAVVGVPHPDFGEAVVAVVVPQSGVMLDPIAIQRQLKASIANFKVPKQVHIISELPRNTMGKVQKNVLRERYQAS, encoded by the coding sequence ATGTCCCACAATGCCAACCTTTACGCTATTTTGGCCTCAGGCTTTCCGGCCGACCGGAACACCGTTGCCATAGAGACGCCCAGCCGGCAGTATAGCTATGGTGATATTGAACAAACGTCGGCACGTTTGGCGGCCTATTTAGCCAGTCTGGGGATGGCCCCCGGCGAACGTGTGTTGGTTCAGGTGGAAAAATCTCCTGAAGCGCTGATGTTTTATTTGGGTGTTCTGCGTGCCGGCTTTGTTTACATGCCGCTTAACACCGCCTATCGGGAAGCCGAAGTGGCTTATTTTCTGAATGATGCCCGACCTTCGCTCATCGTATGCGACGCATCAAACTGCGCCTCGATTTCTGCATTGGCACATGATAATGGCGGTGTTCGGGTTGAGACATTGAATGCGGACGGCTCGGGCACGCTATGCGATGCCGCCCAGGGTTTCGAGCCGGCATTCACCACGGTTGACACCCGAAACGATGACCTGGGTGTGATTCTGTATACATCGGGTACCACGGGCCGCAGCAAAGGCGCCATGTTGTCGCATCGAAATATGGCGTCGAATGCCCAGGTATTGCACCAATATTGGGGCTGGCAATCGAGTGATGTTTTGTTGCATATGTTGCCTATTTTCCATGTGCACGGTTTGTTTGTGGCGGCGCATGGTGTTTTGTTGGCCGGTGCGCGAATGATTTGGTTACCCAGGCTGGATATTGAGCAAGCCCTGTATTATTTGCCGCGTTGTACAGTCATGATGGGGGTGCCCACCTACTATGTTCGCTTGTTGGCTCAGCCCGAGTTCGGGCGGGAGCATTGCAAGAGCATGCGGTTATTTGTGTCGGGCTCGGCTCCGCTTTTACAGGAAACGTTTGATACTTTTCAGCAGCGAACCGGACACTTTATTCTTGAGCGCTACGGCATGAGTGAAACCGTGATGCTTACATCCAATCCATATAGCCCTGAAGACGGCCCCAGATTAGGTGGAACGGTGGGGCGACCGTTGCCTGGGGTATCGGTGCGGATTACAAACGATGTTGATCAAGCTTTGCCTGACCAGGAAATCGGCCATGTTCAGGTTCGGGGTGAAAACGTATTTTCGGGTTATTGGCAGATGCCTGATAAAACCCGTGAATCGTTCACCGATGATGGCTGGTTCCGAACGGGGGATGTGGGGCATTGGAATAACCAGGGCTATTTGGTTATTGTGGGGCGCAGCAAAGACTTAATTATTTCAGGCGGATATAACGTTTATCCGAAAGAAATTGAATTGATGATTGATGAGATGCCGGGTGTTTCAGAGTCTGCTGTTGTGGGCGTGCCACACCCCGACTTCGGCGAGGCGGTGGTGGCGGTAGTGGTGCCGCAATCGGGTGTAATGCTTGACCCCATCGCGATTCAGCGCCAATTAAAAGCGTCTATTGCTAATTTTAAGGTACCCAAGCAAGTACATATTATTTCCGAGCTCCCCCGCAACACGATGGGTAAAGTGCAAAAAAACGTATTGCGGGAGCGCTATCAAGCCAGTTGA
- a CDS encoding bifunctional 3-(3-hydroxy-phenyl)propionate/3-hydroxycinnamic acid hydroxylase, translating into MNSEPLTPVTIVGAGPVGLMLANLLAAYNVPVVVIERHHTTVQEPRAISIDDESLRALQIPGLDAALKATCAMDYGSVYMGPDRQPFASVSPTSAEYGHPRRNAFAQPILEAMLAENLGKYPHAQIRFGEEVCTLEQNDACVQLTIQRHDGGHYVHNSQYVAACDGGRSPLRHMLGVGMHGNTYEKKWLIIDLKGTHDNFRQTRVYCDPRRPGINLPGPNRTRRFEFMLLEGETDEQVTDIDFVRQLLRDHGPDEHIEIVRKQVYTFHARMANEWQKGRVFLLGDAAHLTPPFAGQGLNSGLRDAANLSWKLAAVLQGRLPPKALGSYQEERPEHAWQLIEMAMTLGKIMMPGTLLKAKLIQAAFRALRWIPPANDYITQMRYKPKPRFTKGFFVADGADPRNTLVGRMVCQPMLERPDRSLIRLDDLLGNDFALIACHPNPAQAFEGLPLLPFEQSLNLKRLCITPRFYNPFPAAPDAAHTVRDVSGEFERHCPGAQDIWLLVRPDRYVMACIPRKNGNQTVKQLNDLLQLA; encoded by the coding sequence ATGAACAGCGAACCGCTTACCCCCGTCACGATCGTCGGCGCCGGCCCAGTCGGGCTGATGCTGGCCAACCTTCTGGCCGCGTATAACGTACCGGTAGTGGTCATCGAACGCCACCACACAACCGTTCAGGAACCACGGGCCATTTCAATTGACGATGAGTCGTTGCGTGCGCTGCAGATTCCAGGACTGGACGCGGCATTGAAAGCAACCTGTGCAATGGATTACGGCTCCGTTTATATGGGCCCCGATCGACAGCCCTTTGCTTCAGTATCCCCCACTTCCGCCGAGTACGGACACCCTCGACGCAATGCTTTTGCACAACCCATACTCGAGGCCATGCTCGCAGAAAATCTAGGCAAGTATCCACACGCACAAATCCGTTTCGGCGAGGAAGTTTGCACTCTGGAACAAAATGATGCGTGTGTCCAACTCACCATTCAACGCCATGACGGCGGCCACTACGTTCACAACAGTCAGTACGTTGCGGCTTGTGACGGCGGCCGCAGCCCGCTGCGCCACATGCTGGGCGTTGGCATGCACGGCAATACTTATGAAAAAAAATGGCTGATCATCGACCTTAAGGGAACGCATGACAACTTTCGTCAAACCCGCGTTTACTGCGACCCGCGCCGCCCCGGCATTAATCTGCCCGGCCCCAACCGCACCCGTCGTTTCGAGTTCATGTTGCTTGAAGGTGAAACCGACGAGCAGGTCACCGATATTGATTTCGTGCGTCAGTTATTGCGCGACCATGGCCCCGATGAGCATATTGAAATCGTACGCAAACAGGTTTACACCTTCCATGCCCGCATGGCAAATGAATGGCAAAAAGGCCGTGTCTTTTTACTGGGTGACGCCGCGCACCTAACACCGCCATTCGCCGGCCAGGGGTTAAACAGCGGGCTGCGCGACGCGGCAAACTTGTCGTGGAAATTAGCCGCCGTATTGCAAGGTCGCTTGCCGCCCAAAGCATTGGGCAGCTATCAGGAAGAGCGGCCAGAACACGCCTGGCAGCTCATTGAAATGGCCATGACGTTAGGCAAAATCATGATGCCGGGCACGCTCTTGAAAGCCAAGCTCATCCAGGCTGCGTTCCGTGCGTTACGGTGGATCCCGCCCGCCAACGATTACATCACGCAAATGCGCTATAAGCCCAAACCCCGTTTCACGAAAGGTTTTTTCGTGGCCGACGGCGCCGACCCGCGCAACACACTGGTGGGGCGGATGGTGTGCCAGCCCATGCTGGAAAGGCCTGATCGTAGCCTGATTCGACTCGACGACCTGCTGGGAAATGATTTTGCGTTGATTGCGTGTCACCCCAACCCGGCCCAGGCATTTGAAGGCTTGCCGTTACTGCCGTTTGAACAAAGCCTGAACCTGAAACGGTTATGTATCACGCCGCGCTTTTACAACCCCTTCCCCGCCGCACCCGACGCCGCACATACCGTGCGTGACGTTTCAGGCGAGTTCGAGCGTCACTGCCCCGGAGCGCAAGACATTTGGCTTCTGGTGCGCCCCGACCGTTACGTCATGGCATGCATTCCGCGCAAAAACGGTAACCAAACCGTAAAGCAACTAAACGATTTGCTTCAACTGGCTTGA
- a CDS encoding DUF5368 family protein, translated as MNDFNPVSLFHIMWQVLSGWFWPLVIITLVLIYGVFSGFKGLRRRGLRAGPPLFWALVAGLLATVVATWLLPYSTQADLSIFRSLIDFLAVVLLALVCGLGVFALVFSIVARKRIRRIN; from the coding sequence ATGAATGATTTCAATCCGGTTTCGCTATTTCATATTATGTGGCAGGTGTTGTCGGGGTGGTTTTGGCCACTGGTCATCATTACGCTGGTGCTAATCTATGGTGTATTCAGCGGCTTCAAAGGGCTGCGGCGAAGGGGTTTGCGTGCGGGGCCGCCTTTGTTCTGGGCGCTGGTGGCCGGATTGTTGGCAACGGTTGTGGCAACCTGGCTCTTGCCGTATTCAACCCAGGCCGATCTGTCGATCTTCCGTTCATTGATAGATTTCCTGGCCGTTGTTCTGTTGGCGTTGGTATGTGGCCTGGGCGTGTTTGCGCTGGTTTTTTCTATCGTTGCCCGTAAGCGAATCAGGAGAATAAATTAA
- a CDS encoding IclR family transcriptional regulator: MQKANAVERMLSIPRLFTEQRPIWTVEEVAAELGLPVSSTYRYFQSLLRFEYLDEAPGQGYCLGPAFIEYDRIIRITDPLAKVAGPVLAGLTDTLEPGSTLILCQVYRRKVMCIHEQTTGNGPAHTSYERGRPMPLYRGATSKVILAHQPWRAQKREYEQNQQEIHAAGMGHDWKSFSAGLREIRRRGYCVSRGEVDAGRMGIAAPIFSSTGHVAHSLSVVTLDDKTSMADEDRLIMGIVTAAARISEKLSRSDTDKTIAS; encoded by the coding sequence ATGCAAAAAGCCAACGCGGTTGAACGCATGCTGTCCATTCCCCGCTTGTTCACTGAACAGCGACCCATTTGGACAGTGGAAGAAGTCGCCGCCGAGCTCGGGCTTCCCGTAAGCAGTACCTATCGCTATTTCCAAAGCCTGCTGCGCTTTGAATACCTGGATGAAGCACCCGGTCAAGGTTATTGCCTGGGGCCGGCATTCATTGAATACGACCGCATCATTCGCATCACCGACCCGCTTGCGAAAGTGGCCGGGCCTGTCCTGGCCGGACTCACCGACACCCTGGAACCCGGCTCAACCCTGATTCTTTGCCAGGTATACCGACGCAAAGTAATGTGTATTCATGAGCAAACCACGGGCAATGGGCCGGCACATACCAGCTATGAACGCGGCCGTCCCATGCCGCTCTACCGTGGCGCAACGTCGAAAGTCATCCTGGCGCATCAGCCCTGGCGCGCACAAAAACGCGAATATGAACAAAACCAGCAAGAAATTCACGCCGCCGGCATGGGACATGACTGGAAATCGTTCAGCGCCGGACTACGCGAAATACGCAGGCGCGGTTACTGCGTTTCACGCGGTGAGGTGGACGCAGGCCGCATGGGAATCGCCGCCCCGATATTCAGCTCGACAGGACATGTTGCGCATAGCTTAAGCGTCGTGACACTCGACGATAAAACAAGCATGGCCGACGAAGACCGTTTGATTATGGGTATCGTTACCGCCGCCGCGCGTATTTCGGAAAAACTTTCTCGATCCGACACAGACAAAACAATAGCCTCATGA